The following coding sequences lie in one Actinomycetota bacterium genomic window:
- a CDS encoding TrkA family potassium uptake protein has translation MYIVINGGGKVGSYLARKMCESGHGVAVIEKRAEIIEKLSEELPAGALIIQGDGCDAALQEDAGVARADVFVGLTGDDDDNLVACQLAKAAYGVPRALSRVNSPKNEQIFNALGIEAISSTTIISRMIEEEATVGDIRTLLALREGNMAIIEIELPTDRCTVCGKPVAEIKLPTECVLIAIARGDDAITVHGDTRLQPGDRVIAFTKTQHERALKKALTGE, from the coding sequence GTGTACATCGTCATCAACGGCGGCGGCAAGGTCGGCAGCTACCTCGCGCGCAAGATGTGCGAGTCGGGCCACGGCGTCGCGGTCATCGAGAAGCGGGCCGAGATCATCGAGAAGCTGTCCGAGGAACTCCCGGCCGGCGCGCTCATCATCCAAGGGGACGGCTGCGACGCCGCGCTCCAGGAGGACGCCGGCGTCGCGCGCGCCGACGTGTTCGTGGGCCTGACCGGCGACGACGACGACAACCTCGTCGCGTGCCAGCTCGCCAAGGCGGCGTATGGCGTGCCCCGCGCACTCTCGCGCGTGAACAGCCCCAAGAACGAGCAGATCTTCAACGCGCTCGGCATCGAGGCGATCTCGTCGACGACGATCATCTCGCGCATGATCGAGGAGGAGGCGACGGTCGGGGACATCCGAACGCTGCTCGCGCTGCGCGAAGGCAACATGGCGATCATCGAGATCGAGCTGCCGACCGACCGCTGCACGGTGTGCGGCAAGCCCGTCGCCGAGATCAAGCTGCCGACGGAGTGCGTGCTCATCGCCATCGCGCGCGGGGACGACGCGATCACCGTCCACGGGGACACGCGCCTGCAGCCCGGCGACCGCGTCATCGCGTTCACGAAGACCCAGCACGAGCGTGCGCTCAAGAAGGCGCTGACGGGGGAGTAG